A genomic stretch from Falco cherrug isolate bFalChe1 chromosome 1, bFalChe1.pri, whole genome shotgun sequence includes:
- the CORO1C gene encoding coronin-1C isoform X2, producing MEASTWQYDGYLQDDTSKTRGRDCATSRGASAGTCEDYTLLQLGREGLGHKLERGDLPNPGSDTQAPARRSEMSSSRQRGQQGLAGDPCLDEHPVWKGCRRGAEGDAPPKVYEMEVGHRQAGTGRMVKPVVYRLEESEYRRLIEEAEAEPEEEWEVTEHKVPVMQEGYPGDGKAASPSLNRLNTFQGVLRRQISRSDSESSAESRQVNKLTLNSPSERNKPSVPIRSDSFERNAMLMDYILQSKQEATTSVSYVPRESSKAAESFRQALSFAPQPDSTPDLCQNGQTGEEDPARKPKPDKQVAKSLERMVSAVANYASVARDTEKLSRQSSSQLLESSELLGGEVDAGLLDSHGQQKTPPAPPVRSHSKESLALSMSKAVAMTEALLEPHSDAVKPAKEQWAAAGAEQLTGGRTAGGGGSEERERKGRKSQEDEKVLKVADAKKTFEKVKAAEGKAATPPPSAARKAPLVQLDPRQQGEKQNKEAKGFRMG from the exons ATGGAAGCCTCCACCTGGCAGTACGATGGATATTTACAGGATGACACAAGTAAGACGAGGGGGAGAGACTGTGCTACTTCCCGGGGAGCCTCTGCAGGGACGTGTGAGGATTATACTCTGCTGCAACTCGGCCGGGAGGGCCTGGGGCACAAGCTGGAGAGGGGGGACCTTCCCAACCCGGGGAGCGACACGCAAGCCCCTGCCAGGAGGTCAGagatgagcagcagcaggcagagagggcagcaggggctggcaggggaccCGTGCTTGGATGAGCACCCCGTGTGGAAAGGGTGCAGGAGAGGGGCGGAGGGAGACGCCCCGCCGAAGGTGTATGAGATGGAGGTTGGGCACAGGCAAGCGGGCACGGGCAGGATGGTGAAACCAGTGGTGTACAGACTGGAGGAGAGTGAGTACAGGCGCCTGATCgaagaggcagaagcagaacCTGAGGAGGAATGGGAAGTGACAGAGCACAAGGTACCTGTGATGCAGGAGGGCTACCCAGGGGATGGGAAGGCAGCAAGTCCAAGCCTAAACAGACTCAACACTTTCCAAGGAGTCCTGAGGAGGCAGATAAGCCGCTCGGACTCTGAAAGCAGCGCAGAGAGCAGGCAAGTGAATAAACTGACCCTGAACTCCCCCTCGGAGAGAAACAAACCGAGTGTCCCCATCAGGTCAGATAGCTTCGAGCGAAACGCCATGCTCATGGAttacattttgcaaagcaaacaggAGGCAACAACATCTGTTTCCTACGTCcccagagaaagcagcaaggcagctgAAAGCTTCAGGCAGGCGCTGAGCTTCGCCCCCCAGCCTGACAGCACTCCGGACCTTTGCCAGAACGGCCAGACTGGTGAGGAGGATCCGGCCAGGAAGCCCAAGCCAGACAAGCAGGTAGCAAAGAGCCTCGAGAGAATGGTCTCTGCAGTTGCAAATTATGCTTCGGTGGCTAGAGACACGGAAAAGCTTTCgagacagagcagcagccagctccttGAGAGCAGCGAACTGCTTGGAGGTGAAGTAGATGCAGGGCTACTCGACTCACATGgccagcaaaaaaccccaccggCCCCTCCGGTCAGGTCCCACAGCAAAGAGAGCCTGGCTCTGAGTATGAGCAAGGCTGTGGCAATGACAGAGGCGCTGCTGGAGCCCCACAGCGATGCAGTGAAGCCTGCCAAGGAGCAGTGGGCAGCTGCAGGCGCGGAGCAGCTAACTGGAGGCAGGactgcaggaggagggggctcggAGGAGCGGGAGCGGAAGGGGAGGAAGAGTCAGGAGGATGAGAAAGTGCTTAAAGTTGCCGACGCAAAGAAAACCTTCGAAAAGGTCAAGGCGGCGGAGGGAAAGGCAGCGACGCCACCGCCCAGCGCTGCCAGAAAAG CGCCTTTGGTCCAACTTGATCCTagacagcagggagagaaacagaacaaggagGCGAAAGGATTCAGAATGGGTTGA